One segment of Phragmites australis chromosome 13, lpPhrAust1.1, whole genome shotgun sequence DNA contains the following:
- the LOC133888479 gene encoding uncharacterized protein LOC133888479, translated as MATAQAASASPTHHRVSSPAASPPQPPYPSAARIADSTCFPQYTASLKCLEANQDKSKCQQQFDDYKECKKKEVCYLPISLHSLVLIRDGWLHWLHTPTYC; from the exons ATGGCGACGGCGCAGGCGGCCTCGGCGTCCCCAACCCACCACCGCGTGTCCTCCCCGGCGGcgtcgccgccgcagccgccgtaCCCCAGCGCTGCCAGGATCGCCGACTCCACCTGCTTCCCCCAGTACACCGCCTCCCTCAAGT GTCTGGAGGCCAACCAAGACAAGAGCAAGTGCCAGCAGCAGTTCGACGATTACAAGGAGTGCAAGAAGAAAGAGGTTTGCTATCTCCCGATTTCTCTTCATTCTTTGGTGCTGATACGCGATGGATGGCTTCATTGGTTGCACACACCGACTTACTGTTAG
- the LOC133888688 gene encoding beta-fructofuranosidase, insoluble isoenzyme 7-like: MAGFPLAACAAVAFHLCLLAASSSTLRLTPSSEGRHGARTAYHFQPAKNWQNDPNGPMYYNGIYHFFYQYNPHGALWDIGNLSWGHSVSGDLVNWAALDNALDPTVPFDANGCWSGSATILPGGTPAILYTGIDAKKEQVQNLAFPKNTSDPLLREWDKPSYNPVIPLPVDVPGDKFRDPSTAWLGRDGLWRIALSAEVSGVASTLIYRSADFLRWERNAVPLHSSRAAGMVECPDLFPVKEHGNDGLDTSANGPGVRHVLKLSVMDTLQDYYMIGRYNDATDAFVPEEPERGDDVRNWRRLDYGHVYASKSFFDARKNRRVLWAWANESDSQADDIARGWSGVQTFPRKVWMDKDGKTLRQWPIEEIETLRTKRVGLQRTEVNAGALKEIVGVAGSQADVKVVFKIPSLAEAETLDPNWLLDPQKLCGEKGASVQGGIGPFGLIVMASGDLQEHTAVFFRVFKHHEKYKVLMCTDLTRSSTRAGVYKPPYGGFVDIDIEEHRSIKLRTLVDHSVVESFGAGGRACITARVYPEHAATSNSHLFVFNNGTDALRVSKLEVWELATATVNIVGDSLIVS, encoded by the exons ATGGCGGGGTTTCCTCTCGCCGCGTGCGCCGCCGTCGCCTTCCACCTCTGCCTCCTCGCGGCTTCGTCTTCAACTCTTCGGCTGACCCCCTCGAGCGAAGGCCGCCATGGTGCCAGAACCGCCTACCACTTCCAGCCTGCCAAGAACTGGCAGAACG ATCCGAATG GGCCAATGTACTACAACGGCATCTACCACTTCTTCTACCAGTACAACCCGCACGGCGCGCTCTGGGACATCGGCAACCTCTCCTGGGGCCACTCCGTCTCCGGCGACCTCGTCAACTGGGCCGCCCTCGACAACGCGCTCGACCCGACGGTGCCCTTCGACGCCAACGGATGCTGGTCGGGCTCCGCCACCATCCTCCCGGGTGGCACCCCTGCCATTCTCTACACGGGCATTGACGCCAAGAAAGAGCAAGTGCAGAATTTGGCATTTCCCAAGAACACGTCCGACCCGCTTCTCCGCGAGTGGGACAAGCCCAGCTACAACCCGGTCATCCCGCTGCCGGTCGACGTACCCGGCGACAAGTTCCGCGACCCATCGACGGCGTGGCTCGGCCGCGATGGCCTGTGGCGCATCGCCTTGTCCGCCGAGGTCAGCGGCGTGGCGTCCACGCTTATCTACCGGAGCGCGGACTTCCTTCGCTGGGAGCGGAACGCCGTGCCGCTCCACTCCTCCCGCGCCGCGGGCATGGTGGAGTGCCCGGACCTGTTCCCCGTGAAGGAGCACGGCAATGACGGGCTCGACACGTCGGCGAACGGCCCCGGAGTCAGGCACGTGCTCAAGCTCAGCGTGATGGACACGCTCCAGGACTACTACATGATCGGGCGGTACAACGACGCGACGGACGCCTTCGTGCCGGAGGAGCCAGAGCGCGGCGACGACGTACGGAACTGGCGGCGCCTTGACTACGGGCACGTGTACGCGTCCAAATCTTTCTTCGACGCACGCAAGAACCGGCGCGTGCTGTGGGCGTGGGCCAACGAGTCCGACAGCCAGGCCGATGACATCGCCAGGGGCTGGTCTGGAGTTCAG ACGTTCCCGAGGAAGGTGTGGATGGACAAGGACGGCAAAACGCTGCGGCAGTGGCCCATCGAGGAGATCGAGACGCTGAGGACGAAACGCGTCGGTCTTCAGCGAACCGAGGTGAATGCCGGAGCCCTGAAAGAGATCGTCGGCGTCGCGGGCTCGCAGGCGGATGTGAAGGTCGTGTTCAAGATCCCGAGCCTGGCGGAGGCCGAGACGCTCGATCCCAACTGGCTGCTCGACCCCCAAAAGCTGTGCGGGGAGAAGGGCGCCTCCGTGCAAGGCGGCATCGGCCCGTTCGGGCTCATCGTGATGGCGTCCGGCGACCTGCAGGAACACACGGCCGTCTTCTTCAGGGTGTTCAAGCACCATGAGAAGTACAAGGTTCTCATGTGCACGGACCTGACAAGGTCATCTACAAGAGCAGGGGTGTACAAGCCACCCTACGGAGGATTTGTGGACATTGACATAGAGGAGCACAGGAGCATAAAACTAAGAACCCTG gttGATCATTCGGTCGTGGAGAGTTTCGGCGCTGGGGGACGGGCCTGCATCACGGCTCGAGTGTACCCAGAGCACGCAGCGACGAGCAACAGCCACTTGTTCGTGTTCAACAATGGAACTGACGCGCTGAGGGTGTCCAAGCTCGAGGTGTGGGAGCTCGCGACGGCGACCGTAAATATTGTAGGCGACAGCTTGATTGTGTCTTAA